Proteins from a single region of Macaca fascicularis isolate 582-1 chromosome 5, T2T-MFA8v1.1:
- the PAQR3 gene encoding progestin and adipoQ receptor family member 3 isoform X1, which translates to MHQKLLKSAHYIELGSYQYWPVLVPRGIRLYTYEQIPVSLKDNPYITDGYRAYLPSRLCIKSLFILSNETVNIWSHLLGFFLFFTLGIYDMTSVLPSASASREDFVICSICLFCFQVCMLCSVGYHLFSCHRSEKTCRRWMALDYAGISIGILGCYVSGVFYAFYCNNYWRQVYLITVLAMILAVFFAQIHPNYLTQQWQRLRSIIFCSVSGYGVIPTLHWVWLNGGIGAPIVQDFAPRVIVMYMIALLAFLFYISKVPERYFPGQLNYLGSSHQIWHILAVVMLYWWHQSTVYVMQYRHSKPCPDYVSHL; encoded by the exons ATGCATCAGAAGCTGCTGAAGAGCGCGCATTACATTGAGCTGGGCAGCTATCAGTACTGGCCGGTCCTGGTGCCCCGTGGCATCCGCCTGTACACCTACGAGCAGATCCCCGTGTCCCTCAAGGACAACCCGTACATCACCGACGGCTACCGGGCCTACCTGCCGTCCAGGCTGTGTATCAAAAG tttgtttattttatctaatGAGACAGTAAACATCTGGAGTCATTTGCtgggtttctttctcttcttcacccTGGGAATATATGACATGACATCTGTGTTACCTTCAGCAAGTGCGTCCAGAGAAGATTTTGTAATTTGTTCTATTTGTCTTTTCTGCTTCCAG gtCTGTATGCTCTGCTCTGTGGGCTATCATCTTTTTTCCTGCCATCGGTCAGAAAAAACATGTCGAAGATGGATGGCATTAGATTATGCAGGAATTTCTATTGGAATACTGGGCTGCTATGTCTCAGGAGTATTTTACGCATTTTATTGTAATAAC TACTGGCGTCAGGTATACTTGATCACAGTGCTCGCTATGATCCTGGCAGTGTTCTTTGCGCAGATTCATCCCAATTACCTCACGCAGCAATGGCAAAGGCTCCGTTCTATCATCTTTTGTTCTGTTTCGGGATATGGAGTGATTCCTACTCTTCACTGGGTTTGGCTCAATGGAGGAATTGGTGCTCCTATTGTACAG GACTTTGCACCCCGTGTAATTGTGATGTATATGATTGCTCTTCTTGCTTTCCTATTCTACATTTCCAAAGTCCCAGAGCGGTACTTTCCAG GACAACTAAACTACCTCGGATCAAGCCACCAAATATGGCATATCCTTGCAGTAGTGATGTTATATTGGTGGCATCAGTCAACAGTGTATGTCATGCAGTACAGACATAGCAAGCCTTGTCCTGACTATGTTTCACATTTGTGA
- the PAQR3 gene encoding progestin and adipoQ receptor family member 3 isoform X3 has protein sequence MHQKLLKSAHYIELGSYQYWPVLVPRGIRLYTYEQIPVSLKDNPYITDGYRAYLPSRLCIKSLFILSNETVNIWSHLLGFFLFFTLGIYDMTSVLPSASASREDFVICSICLFCFQVCMLCSVGYHLFSCHRSEKTCRRWMALDYAGISIGILGCYVSGVFYAFYCNNYWRQVYLITVLAMILAVFFAQIHPNYLTQQWQRLRSIIFCSVSGYGVIPTLHWVWLNGGIGAPIVQDFAPRVIVMYMIALLAFLFYISKVPERYFPGVNAKNPSEVSTV, from the exons ATGCATCAGAAGCTGCTGAAGAGCGCGCATTACATTGAGCTGGGCAGCTATCAGTACTGGCCGGTCCTGGTGCCCCGTGGCATCCGCCTGTACACCTACGAGCAGATCCCCGTGTCCCTCAAGGACAACCCGTACATCACCGACGGCTACCGGGCCTACCTGCCGTCCAGGCTGTGTATCAAAAG tttgtttattttatctaatGAGACAGTAAACATCTGGAGTCATTTGCtgggtttctttctcttcttcacccTGGGAATATATGACATGACATCTGTGTTACCTTCAGCAAGTGCGTCCAGAGAAGATTTTGTAATTTGTTCTATTTGTCTTTTCTGCTTCCAG gtCTGTATGCTCTGCTCTGTGGGCTATCATCTTTTTTCCTGCCATCGGTCAGAAAAAACATGTCGAAGATGGATGGCATTAGATTATGCAGGAATTTCTATTGGAATACTGGGCTGCTATGTCTCAGGAGTATTTTACGCATTTTATTGTAATAAC TACTGGCGTCAGGTATACTTGATCACAGTGCTCGCTATGATCCTGGCAGTGTTCTTTGCGCAGATTCATCCCAATTACCTCACGCAGCAATGGCAAAGGCTCCGTTCTATCATCTTTTGTTCTGTTTCGGGATATGGAGTGATTCCTACTCTTCACTGGGTTTGGCTCAATGGAGGAATTGGTGCTCCTATTGTACAG GACTTTGCACCCCGTGTAATTGTGATGTATATGATTGCTCTTCTTGCTTTCCTATTCTACATTTCCAAAGTCCCAGAGCGGTACTTTCCAG GAGTTAATGCCAAGAATCCATCAGAAGTATCTACTGTTTAG
- the PAQR3 gene encoding progestin and adipoQ receptor family member 3 isoform X2, with protein MHQKLLKSAHYIELGSYQYWPVLVPRGIRLYTYEQIPVSLKDNPYITDGYRAYLPSRLCIKSLFILSNETVNIWSHLLGFFLFFTLGIYDMTSVLPSASASREDFVICSICLFCFQVCMLCSVGYHLFSCHRSEKTCRRWMALDYAGISIGILGCYVSGVFYAFYCNNYWRQVYLITVLAMILAVFFAQIHPNYLTQQWQRLRSIIFCSVSGYGVIPTLHWVWLNGGIGAPIVQDFAPRVIVMYMIALLAFLFYISKVPERYFPESGTKIQGMSVTSYGIPPGQNIRFEDCD; from the exons ATGCATCAGAAGCTGCTGAAGAGCGCGCATTACATTGAGCTGGGCAGCTATCAGTACTGGCCGGTCCTGGTGCCCCGTGGCATCCGCCTGTACACCTACGAGCAGATCCCCGTGTCCCTCAAGGACAACCCGTACATCACCGACGGCTACCGGGCCTACCTGCCGTCCAGGCTGTGTATCAAAAG tttgtttattttatctaatGAGACAGTAAACATCTGGAGTCATTTGCtgggtttctttctcttcttcacccTGGGAATATATGACATGACATCTGTGTTACCTTCAGCAAGTGCGTCCAGAGAAGATTTTGTAATTTGTTCTATTTGTCTTTTCTGCTTCCAG gtCTGTATGCTCTGCTCTGTGGGCTATCATCTTTTTTCCTGCCATCGGTCAGAAAAAACATGTCGAAGATGGATGGCATTAGATTATGCAGGAATTTCTATTGGAATACTGGGCTGCTATGTCTCAGGAGTATTTTACGCATTTTATTGTAATAAC TACTGGCGTCAGGTATACTTGATCACAGTGCTCGCTATGATCCTGGCAGTGTTCTTTGCGCAGATTCATCCCAATTACCTCACGCAGCAATGGCAAAGGCTCCGTTCTATCATCTTTTGTTCTGTTTCGGGATATGGAGTGATTCCTACTCTTCACTGGGTTTGGCTCAATGGAGGAATTGGTGCTCCTATTGTACAG GACTTTGCACCCCGTGTAATTGTGATGTATATGATTGCTCTTCTTGCTTTCCTATTCTACATTTCCAAAGTCCCAGAGCGGTACTTTCCAG aaTCAGGAACGAAGATTCAGGGAATGTCTGTCACATCTTATGGCATCCCACCTGGACAGAATATCCGATTTGAAGATTGTGATTGA
- the PAQR3 gene encoding progestin and adipoQ receptor family member 3 isoform X4, protein MHQKLLKSAHYIELGSYQYWPVLVPRGIRLYTYEQIPVSLKDNPYITDGYRAYLPSRLCIKSLFILSNETVNIWSHLLGFFLFFTLGIYDMTSVLPSASASREDFVICSICLFCFQVCMLCSVGYHLFSCHRSEKTCRRWMALDYAGISIGILGCYVSGVFYAFYCNNYWRQVYLITVLAMILAVFFAQIHPNYLTQQWQRLRSIIFCSVSGYGVIPTLHWVWLNGGIGAPIVQDFAPRVIVMYMIALLAFLFYISKVPERYFPESLQR, encoded by the exons ATGCATCAGAAGCTGCTGAAGAGCGCGCATTACATTGAGCTGGGCAGCTATCAGTACTGGCCGGTCCTGGTGCCCCGTGGCATCCGCCTGTACACCTACGAGCAGATCCCCGTGTCCCTCAAGGACAACCCGTACATCACCGACGGCTACCGGGCCTACCTGCCGTCCAGGCTGTGTATCAAAAG tttgtttattttatctaatGAGACAGTAAACATCTGGAGTCATTTGCtgggtttctttctcttcttcacccTGGGAATATATGACATGACATCTGTGTTACCTTCAGCAAGTGCGTCCAGAGAAGATTTTGTAATTTGTTCTATTTGTCTTTTCTGCTTCCAG gtCTGTATGCTCTGCTCTGTGGGCTATCATCTTTTTTCCTGCCATCGGTCAGAAAAAACATGTCGAAGATGGATGGCATTAGATTATGCAGGAATTTCTATTGGAATACTGGGCTGCTATGTCTCAGGAGTATTTTACGCATTTTATTGTAATAAC TACTGGCGTCAGGTATACTTGATCACAGTGCTCGCTATGATCCTGGCAGTGTTCTTTGCGCAGATTCATCCCAATTACCTCACGCAGCAATGGCAAAGGCTCCGTTCTATCATCTTTTGTTCTGTTTCGGGATATGGAGTGATTCCTACTCTTCACTGGGTTTGGCTCAATGGAGGAATTGGTGCTCCTATTGTACAG GACTTTGCACCCCGTGTAATTGTGATGTATATGATTGCTCTTCTTGCTTTCCTATTCTACATTTCCAAAGTCCCAGAGCGGTACTTTCCAG AATCACTTCAACGGTGA